A genomic region of Amphiura filiformis chromosome 6, Afil_fr2py, whole genome shotgun sequence contains the following coding sequences:
- the LOC140155607 gene encoding dynein light chain Tctex-type protein 2B-like gives MADSEEKATNEEKPIEPVAENTYTIRPNFMHKFRPAAVKEVIHSVLNEELGEKDYSAEETTEWCKQIGNQITSKLKDTGLDRYKFVVQVVIGEQRGEGVKMGCRCFWDSDTDNYAQDMYINGSLFCVAAVFGIYYY, from the exons ATGGCGGACAGTGAAGAGAAAGCAACAAATGAAGAGAAACCCATTGAACCTGTGGCCGAAAACACATACACGATACGACCGAATTTCATGCACAA ATTTCGGCCAGCAGCAGTCAAAGAGGTTATCCATTCAGTGTTAAATGAGGAACTTGGGGAAAAGGATTACAGTGCAGAGGAGACTACAGAATGGTGCAAACAAATCGGTAACCAGATAACTAGCAAGTTAAAAG ACACTGGTCTGGATAGATACAAGTTTGTTGTACAGGTGGTCATTGGAGAACAAAGAGGCGAAGGAGTCAA aATGGGTTGTAGATGTTTCTGGGACTCCGATACAGATAACTATGCCCAAGATATGTACATAAAT GGAAGTTTGTTTTGTGTAGCAGCTGTGTTTGGCATCTACTACTACTAA